From one Stigmatella aurantiaca genomic stretch:
- a CDS encoding trimeric intracellular cation channel family protein, with amino-acid sequence MSLPIFELAHAIVWLDVLGIAVFAASGALAAARRKLNLVTFCFFAAVTSTGGGTVRDLLIGAPVFWMRDSRVIAVSLSVALLVWVTPARFWRGKALDWFDAIGLAAYAVYGAAKAQSFGIPALPATVMGVVTGCVGGVIRDVLAGEPSILLRPEIYVTAAALAAALFVGLRALGAPESLAAGVAATAGFVLRALAIAKGLALPAYRG; translated from the coding sequence ATGAGCCTTCCCATCTTCGAACTCGCCCATGCCATCGTCTGGCTCGATGTCCTCGGCATCGCGGTGTTCGCGGCCTCCGGGGCGCTCGCGGCGGCGCGCCGGAAGCTGAACCTCGTCACCTTCTGCTTCTTCGCCGCGGTGACCAGCACGGGCGGTGGCACCGTGCGGGATCTGCTCATTGGTGCCCCGGTCTTCTGGATGCGGGACTCGCGGGTGATCGCCGTCAGCCTCAGCGTGGCGCTCCTCGTCTGGGTCACGCCCGCGCGGTTCTGGCGGGGCAAGGCGCTCGACTGGTTCGATGCGATCGGACTGGCCGCCTATGCCGTCTATGGGGCCGCCAAGGCGCAGAGCTTCGGCATTCCGGCGTTGCCCGCCACGGTGATGGGCGTGGTGACCGGATGCGTGGGCGGCGTCATCCGCGACGTGCTGGCCGGCGAGCCGTCGATCCTCTTGCGGCCGGAGATCTACGTCACCGCCGCGGCGCTGGCCGCCGCGCTGTTCGTGGGCCTCCGTGCACTGGGAGCTCCCGAGTCACTCGCAGCGGGAGTCGCGGCCACGGCAGGCTTCGTCCTTCGGGCGCTGGCCATCGCGAAGGGACTCGCCCTGCCTGCCTACCGGGGCTGA
- a CDS encoding LysR substrate-binding domain-containing protein, with translation MHDLNDLFFFSEVVANGGFAPAGRALRQPKSKLSRRVAQLEERLGVRLIERSSRRFRVTDVGQAFYEHCQNVMAEVRRAEEAVAATQGEPHGTVRFSSPLGMMEPLAAILARFMARYPRVNLQVVATNRPVDLIAERIDVALRVRTSLDTDAAFTVRTLTRSRRILVAGPPWANHLKSATALEALREVPTLSSAEQAGEDVWELQGPGARMDTFRHVPRLACGDFHAVREAAIAGLGVALLPAHSCEVALRSGQLVQVLPDWHGPDGMVHLVFTRRRGLPLPVAALIDHLAEHVRGPM, from the coding sequence ATGCACGACCTGAACGACTTGTTCTTCTTCTCCGAGGTCGTCGCGAACGGGGGGTTCGCCCCGGCCGGCCGGGCGCTGCGGCAACCCAAGTCGAAGCTCAGCCGCCGGGTCGCACAGCTCGAGGAGCGGCTGGGCGTCCGGCTCATCGAACGCTCCTCGCGGCGCTTCCGCGTCACCGACGTGGGGCAGGCCTTCTACGAGCACTGCCAGAACGTGATGGCCGAGGTGCGGCGGGCGGAGGAGGCGGTAGCGGCGACCCAGGGCGAGCCCCACGGGACGGTCCGGTTCAGCAGCCCGCTGGGCATGATGGAGCCGCTGGCGGCCATTCTGGCGCGGTTCATGGCGCGCTACCCCCGGGTGAACCTGCAGGTGGTGGCCACCAACCGGCCGGTGGACCTCATCGCCGAGCGCATCGACGTGGCGCTCCGGGTGCGCACCTCGCTCGACACCGACGCGGCGTTCACCGTGCGCACGCTCACCCGGAGCCGCCGCATCCTCGTGGCGGGCCCCCCGTGGGCAAATCACTTGAAGTCCGCGACGGCCCTGGAGGCCCTCCGCGAGGTGCCGACGCTGAGCTCCGCCGAACAGGCGGGCGAGGACGTCTGGGAGCTCCAGGGGCCGGGGGCGCGGATGGACACCTTTCGCCATGTGCCCCGGCTGGCGTGCGGGGACTTTCACGCCGTGCGGGAGGCGGCGATCGCCGGGCTGGGGGTGGCGCTGTTGCCCGCCCACTCCTGCGAGGTGGCCCTGCGCTCTGGCCAGCTCGTCCAGGTGTTGCCGGACTGGCACGGGCCGGATGGGATGGTTCACCTCGTCTTCACCCGGCGCCGGGGGCTGCCGCTTCCGGTGGCCGCGTTGATTGACCACCTCGCCGAACATGTGCGCGGTCCCATGTAA
- a CDS encoding sensor histidine kinase encodes MSRSRPLRWHLALLTAGAVLPVVAFSGLVVMQRASQMQEVAERSLQRSAQMITFAFEREMSASLRTLQALSQSAALDHGDIEGFRAEAQRVARTQPSWLTVILLTPQGEQLVNLRRPKGTPPLRATEPESLRRTLETRQPTAGALAPGQSTGQWAFPLRIPVTRDEQLRYVLTAVITPQALQEAVTHQNPVEDDEFTRTLVDHQGRIVFRTKSPERFVGTRAHAGFLSITEARIEGVFRLDTMEGQPAYVAFSRSATWDWISAVAVPIEAIDGPFRRSLLAVGASGVLALLLSAAGAITFSRRFARDIHAAATAAEALASGGQPQLGPSSIAEVHRLGESLAISAGRLRQHAQEEQSARQELEQAIRARDEFLSLASHELKTPLTSLMLQTQVLQRKLQREQALTPEAAGKLLDQTARQTQRLARLINDMLDISRITTGKLELEKETFDLAALASEVVAKLALQLAEARCEVSVQAEGPVVGTWDRHRLEQVLTNLLTNAARYGAGTPVEVSVRRREHQAELRVKDHGRGIAPADQERIFHKFERAVNGNEVSGLGLGLFIVRELVDMHGGSVHVMSTPGQGATFTVVLSSLSLR; translated from the coding sequence GTGAGCCGCTCCCGGCCATTGCGCTGGCACCTCGCCCTGCTGACCGCGGGCGCGGTGCTCCCCGTCGTGGCGTTCTCCGGGCTCGTCGTGATGCAGCGGGCCAGCCAGATGCAGGAGGTGGCCGAGCGCAGCCTGCAGCGCTCGGCGCAGATGATCACCTTTGCCTTCGAGCGCGAGATGTCCGCGAGCCTCCGCACGCTCCAGGCACTGTCCCAGTCCGCGGCGCTCGACCACGGTGACATCGAGGGCTTTCGTGCCGAGGCCCAGCGCGTGGCGCGGACGCAGCCGTCCTGGCTGACGGTGATCCTGCTGACGCCGCAGGGAGAGCAGCTCGTCAACCTGAGGCGCCCGAAAGGAACGCCTCCGCTCCGCGCAACCGAGCCCGAGAGCCTCCGGCGCACCCTGGAGACGCGCCAGCCCACCGCCGGAGCCCTCGCGCCCGGTCAATCCACGGGGCAATGGGCCTTCCCGCTCCGGATCCCCGTCACGCGAGACGAGCAGCTTCGCTATGTGCTCACGGCCGTCATCACCCCCCAGGCCCTTCAGGAGGCCGTGACCCATCAGAACCCCGTGGAGGACGACGAGTTCACCCGCACCCTCGTCGATCACCAGGGCCGCATCGTCTTCCGCACGAAGAGCCCCGAGCGCTTCGTCGGAACCCGGGCCCACGCCGGCTTCCTTTCCATCACGGAGGCCCGGATCGAAGGCGTGTTCCGCCTCGACACGATGGAGGGCCAGCCCGCGTACGTGGCCTTCAGCCGCTCCGCCACCTGGGACTGGATCTCCGCGGTGGCCGTCCCCATCGAGGCCATCGACGGTCCCTTCCGGCGCTCGCTCCTGGCCGTGGGGGCCTCCGGAGTGCTGGCCCTGTTGCTGAGCGCGGCCGGGGCCATCACCTTCTCCCGCCGCTTCGCCCGGGACATCCACGCCGCGGCCACGGCCGCCGAGGCCCTGGCCTCGGGTGGCCAGCCCCAGCTCGGGCCCTCCTCCATCGCGGAGGTCCACCGGCTGGGCGAGTCGCTCGCCATCTCGGCCGGGCGCCTGCGCCAGCACGCGCAGGAAGAGCAATCCGCCCGGCAGGAGCTGGAGCAGGCCATCCGGGCGCGGGACGAGTTTCTCTCCCTGGCCTCCCACGAGCTGAAGACGCCGCTCACCTCGTTGATGCTCCAGACCCAGGTGCTTCAGCGCAAGCTCCAGCGGGAGCAGGCCCTGACGCCCGAGGCCGCGGGCAAGCTGTTGGACCAGACCGCCCGGCAGACCCAGCGCCTGGCGCGGCTGATCAACGACATGCTCGACATCTCGCGCATCACCACCGGCAAGCTCGAACTCGAGAAGGAGACATTCGACCTGGCGGCGCTGGCCAGCGAGGTCGTGGCGAAGCTGGCGCTCCAATTGGCCGAGGCACGCTGCGAGGTGTCGGTGCAAGCCGAGGGGCCCGTCGTCGGGACGTGGGACCGGCACCGGCTCGAGCAGGTTCTCACCAACCTGCTCACGAACGCGGCGCGCTACGGGGCGGGAACCCCGGTCGAGGTCAGCGTGCGCCGGCGGGAGCACCAGGCCGAGCTGCGGGTGAAAGACCATGGCCGTGGCATCGCCCCGGCCGACCAGGAGCGCATCTTTCACAAATTCGAGCGGGCCGTGAACGGCAACGAGGTGAGCGGGCTTGGGCTGGGTCTGTTCATCGTGCGCGAGCTTGTCGACATGCACGGAGGCTCCGTGCACGTCATGAGCACGCCCGGGCAGGGCGCCACCTTCACCGTCGTCCTGTCCTCCCTCTCACTCCGCTGA